From Primulina huaijiensis isolate GDHJ02 chromosome 15, ASM1229523v2, whole genome shotgun sequence, one genomic window encodes:
- the LOC140959309 gene encoding uncharacterized protein — MRDDASLWWEGAAHAVDLATLTWARFKELFYGKYFPADVRGRLTREFMSLRQRDSSVAEFIRKFDRGCHFVPQIARDADQKLRHFLDGLRPTLRRDVMLMWLAGYNEEGHKAADCPKSKGPITGRAFVMHAEEAEAAPDSTLITGVATHALLDSGATHSFISESFVKRIGITPVAMDLGFRVSIPSGDQMFTSRILRGLELRLQQKAVQADLIVLPLPEFDIILGMDWLSSHGAVIDFRQRSVSVRPPSGKPFVFEAA; from the exons ATGAGAGATGATGCGTCCCTGTGGTGGGAGGGCGCCGCCCATGCTGTGGACTTGGCCACCCTTACCTGGGCCAGGTTCAAGGAGTTATTCTACGGGAAGTACTTTCCAGCAGATGTCAGGGGCCGCCTGACgagggagttcatgagtctccgcCAGAGAGATTCATCTGTGGCGGAGTTCATCCGCAAGTTCGACaggggctgtcattttgtgccccagATAGCGAGGGATGCCGATCAGAAGCTGCGGCACTTTTTGGATGGTTTGAGACCCACCCTCCGCCGTGATGTCATGTTGATGTGGCTGGCAGGTTACAATGAG GAGGGCCACAAAGCAGCAGACTGTCCTAAGAGCAAGGGACCCATTACCGGCAGAGCATTtgtgatgcatgccgaggaggctGAAGCAGCACCAGACTCGACACTGATTACTG GAGTAGCCacgcatgcattgctagattcaggggctacacaTTCGTTTATATCTGAATCTTTCGTGAAGCGAATAGGAATCACACCAGTAGCGATGGATTTGGGTTTCAGAGTATCGATTCCATCCGGGGACCAGATGTTCACTTCCCGGATATTGAGAGGATTGGAGCTCAGATTACAGCAGAAGGCAGTACAAGCAGACCTGATAGTATTACCGCTAccagagtttgatatcataCTGGGCATGGACTGGCTCTCTTCTCATGGAGCAGTCATAGATTTTCGCCAGAGGTCAGTGTCTGTAAGACCTCCCAGTGGGAAGCCATTTGTATTTGAGGCAGCTTGA